One Natronorubrum halophilum genomic window, CTTGCTCTAGCTATCGCCTGATCTCGTCCGGATCAATCGGTGGCGACGTATCGAACACGACGTTGTCGACCCTGAACAGCGAATTTGCGAACTCGACGCTCCAGGCCAGGTTGTTCGTCCGAATAAGTTGCGCATCGAGGCCGTCACTGGCTGCAACGACATCTTCGACGATCCGTCCGGAGGCGTCGATTCCTGCACGCGCGTGCCCGGCGTCATGGAGCACGCGAAGGTCCGTTATCGCGTCGATCGGGTCGGCACCCGCATTGCGAGCCAACGTCCGCGGAATCGACTCGAGGACGGTCGCGAACTCCTCGACTGCCAGTTGCTCGCGCCCGTCGAACCTCGGAGCCAACTGCCGGACGGCCCGCGCCGCTTCGACCTCGGCTGCGCCGCCGCCGGGAAGCGCCACGGGGCGCTTGATCGCGGCGCGAACCGCGTTGAGTCCGCCCGTAATTCGTCGTTTCGCCTCGTCGGCGGCGCTCTCGGTGCCGCCGCGGACGACCAGCCCGACGGTCCGCGGGTCGGCGCCGTCCGGAGCCGTAACTTCCAGCCACGTCTTGTCGTTTTGCGCCTCGCGTACCCTGATCGTTCCGCGTCCGAGATCGCCGGGGCTCGCGGGTTCACCCGGCGTGACCGGTCCGCGGATCGTAGCGCCGGTCACCCGCGACAGAACGTCGATGGACGAGTCCTTGACGTTTCGGAAACACACAACGCCTCGCGCGGCCAACTGCTGGCCGATCTCGTCGGTGACATCGCCGGTAACGAAGACCGCCGTACAGTTCGAGTCGGTGACCGCCGCTGCGATCCGCTCACTCTCTGTCTCGCGGTCGCCGGACCTGTCCACGTAGTCGGTGTCGACCGTCACGGAACTGGCGCTGATCTCGCGGGGTTGTAACGAGCCGTCGACGAGGAGCACGGTTCCGTCGACGGGGAGGTCTCCTGGGATCATCGGCTCGTACGTCAGGAGCGCCCCGGGGATCACCGACGACGACGTGACGTTACCCCCCGGAATCGCTTCGATGGAAACGTACCCGATGTGAACGCGCCCTCGCCGGGGCTCCCACGCTCGAAAGACGGCGTCGACGACGTCGTCGGTGAGTTCTTCGAGCGGCCACGCGCCGAGGCGACCGTTGGTCATCCCGCTGTGCGCGACCCGCTCGAGTCGCGAGCCGTCGAATTCGGCTCGCGTCGTCGGACGGTCAGTACTGGCCACCGGGATTCCGATCTCGTCCCAGACCTCGAGCGTCCGCTGGGCGCCGATCGAGAACCCTTCGACGACGGAGACGGGGGGAACACCCGATTCGATCAGGTCGATCCCGCTCGTCAACAGTTCACTGGCCAGTAGAACCGTCGTAGTCGACCCGTCACCGAGTGCATCTTCGTGGTCTTCCGCGAGGGCGATAAACCGGTTCGCGATCGGATGGTCCGTCTCGCCCTCGAACTCCTCGAGAATCGCAACGCCGTTGTTGGTGACGAACGCGCGTAGCGTATCGTCTCCCATTCGGCGGACGATCATCTTGTCGGCGCCTAACGGTCCGAGCGTGCTTCGGACGAGTTCGCCCATCTCGCCGGCGGCCTGTCGTATTCCTCGTCTCGTTTCCTCCGGAGACAGCTGTTCCCAGCTGACGGCTGCAGTCTCGTTATGTGTTGCCATTTGACTTGTACGGTTCGGCGGTGATGATAGCTGCGTCCATCCTCGATCACTTGCTCTCGAGCATTACCGAATGAACAGCCGATCGGCGACGATTCCGAATACGATCAGCAGGATCAGGAGGTACGTGAGTTCGAATATCAGACCCCAACTCTGCGTGAGTATGTATCGAATGCCAACGAAGGCGAGGGCCAGAAACGCAACCACGAGACCCACGCCGACGCCTGCCGTTCGCGACGAAATGTTACCTACTGCCATAATCGTTCGACGAATTGGTTCGGGGCCTAATAAAAGATTGCCCCTCCGCTCGCCTCTCGTGCGTGGGAGACGATCGGCTTGCTGGCGGGCTCTCACTGACGAACAACTCGTGCAACTACCACCCGGACCCGGGAAGATCGACCGACGGACGTTTCGGCATCGACACGCAGCCATCGTGATAGCTATGCGAAGTTATTTATGAGATCGTCAGTATCTATGCTGTATGTCAGGGAAAGCCACGGCTGGTAGTGACAGTGATATTGACCGGACGCGGGATGCGAGTGCGTCGAATGCCGATCCGCGCGAAGACGAAGACGAGTACTCGCGTCGCGGGTTCATCGAGACCGCGGGCACGATGGCTGCGGCAGGGGCAACCGCCGGGTTAGCGGGCTGTACGGGCGGGACGAGCGAGGGCGACTTCCTCTGGTGGACGATGCGCGGCTACATCCCAGAGGAGGAGGAAGCGATCAAGGACACCGCGGCGGAGTTCGAGGACTGGTATGACGGCGAAGTCAACCTCACCACCAAGGTCGTGACGTGGAACCAGGTCTTCGAACAGTGGATGTCCGCCATCCAGGGCCGGAACACGCCCAACGTCAGCGAGATGGCCAACGAACACGCCGTCGACTACGGCTCCTCCGGCGTCGTCCAACCGAACACGGAACTCTTCGAGGAGTACGACGACTGGTACGATACGCCGTCGTTCTGGGGACAGTACGAGGACGAAATCTGGGGGTTCCCCTGGTTCATCGAGGTTCGTAACCTCTATGCGAACATGGACGTTCTCGATGACGCCGGTCACGATAGCGTCCCCGAAACGTGGGAAGAGATGGTCACCATGGCGATGGACGTCGGCGACGAAACCGATAACGTCGGCTTCGTATCCAGTGGCTCGCAGGATACGGGAACCGGACAGGCGCTCTACGGCGTGACCGTTCAATCCGGCGGCTCGTTCTTCGATCACGACGGGGACCAGTGGTCCGTCGAGCTGGACTCCCCGACGTCGTTGTTTAGCCACCTCTGGATGGCGAGTTTTCAGGAGGAGTGGGATATCGGCCCCGGCGGGTGGGCCGGAATGAACGGGACTGACGCCGAACAGTTGTACCGCGGCGGCGATGTCGCGTTCATGATCAACTCCGGCGACACCGCCAACGAAATGGCTAGCGAGGGCGAGGAAGTCGGCGACGTTACGGAGCTCACACCCATCCCAGCGGGGCCGATGGGGACCAACACCGCCTTCATGGGCGGCAGCTGTTTATCCGCGTTCGAGTCGGACTATACCCAACACGACGTCGACGACGAAAAATCGATGGCGTTCATCGAGTACATGACGCTCCCTGACACGATGGAGGGATACTTCCCGGAAGCAGCACCGAACTTCCTGCCCGTCCGGGAAGCACAGGAGGAGATCCAACCGTTCACCGAGAACTCGACGGACATCCCCGACGAGTGGATCGACGCTCGACTCGAGCAAGCCGAGGACACCGCCCGCTACGGGATCACCGGACCCCAGCGGAACGCGCCGTTCCTCGGCGATCTGGAGGGGACCATGGACGCGTATTCGGTCGCGATTTCTGCGATCCTCGGCGCGGACGAGGATCCACAGGAAGCGGTCGTCAGCCAGGCGAATAAGGTTCGAGAGACGATCAGCGACGAAGTGGAGTACGACCTCGGAGAAAACACCGATCCGCCGGACCTCGACGACGCGCCGGACGAACTGCAGGCCTGGATTCAGGGCGACGGAAGCACGCCCCAGATCTGGGATCCGTCCGAATAAGACCGATCTACGGGCAACCACCATACTAGAAATTCACTGAGTTTAGCAAAACATGTCAACAAATTTAGAAAAACTACGACAGGTCGAACTTCCGAGGGAGTACTATCACTGGCTCTCGAAAGAGAGCGTCTGGGGATGGCTGTTCCTTCTCCCCTCGTTGCTCGCACTCGGAATCGTCAGCGTCTATCCGCTCACTCGAGGCGTCTATCTCAGCTTCTTCGAGTACGACGGGATCGCCGATCCCGAGTGGGTCGGACTCGATCACTACGCGCACATCATCGGCTGGACCGAGTTCTGGATCGTCATGCGGAACACGCTGGTGTGGGCGTTCGCAGCGGTCGTGATCATGGCCCTGATCGGACTCGGTTTCGCGATCATGCTCAACCGCGAGTTTCGCGGCCGGTCGATCGCGACGACGCTACTGTTGCTCCCCTGGGCAGTGCCGTTCATCTCGATCGCACTGAACTGGCGACTGATGTATAACTTCGAACTGGGGCCACTCAACGGCTTCCTCCGACTGACCGGGATCAGTGAGGGGCTCCCGTGGATCGCGAGTTCGCGGTACGCGCTGTTTTCGGTGATGCTCGCCTGGGTTTGGCGTAACTTTCCCTTCTTCATGCTCACCTTCTTGGCGGGCATGAAGGGGATCCCGGGTGATCTCTACGAGGCGGCCCGTGTCGACGGCTCCTCGAGGCTGGATTCGTTCCGACACATCACGTTGCCGTTCCTGCAGCCGATCGTGGTCGTGATGACGCTGCTGATGAGCCTCTGGTCACTCAATCACTTCACACTGATTTACGTGATGACCAGCGGCGGCCCCGGCAACTCCTCGATGGTGTTGCCCGTGTACATCTACGAGCACGCGTTCCATTACGGCAATATGGGGTTAGCCAGCGCGATCGCCGTCGTGATGTTACTGGTCATGCTGACGTACGGCCTGATCTACCTCCGACTATACCGGGAAGACATCGGTGCAAAATAACAATGGCAACAGATACACAAGCGACCCTTGACGAGGAATCGGACACCGGCTTCCTAGGGTTGAGCGAGCGACAGGTCGAGAGCGGTAAGCGCATCGGCTTCCACGCGGTGTTGTGGTCGCTGATCGCGCTCATCCTGTTCCCGGTGTTCTGGATGTTCGTCGTCTCGGTCAATCAGACCGGGTTCGCGGCGTTTATCGACGATCCCATCGGCTGGGCGACGAACGCCGATCTCTCCGGCTACTACCAGGTCTGGAACGAGTCGGACTTCCGGTACTGGTTCCAGAACAGTCTGATCGTCAGTATCGGCGCGACCGTTCTGAGTACCGCTGTCTGTACGCTCGGTGCGTACAGTATCGGTCGCCTCCGGTACCGCGGACGCACGGCGATGGCGACGTTCCTGCTCATCACCCAGATGTTCCCGGCGATTCTGATCGCGATTCCATTGTTCCTGGTCTTTCGGGACTTCGGACTGTTCAACACGTTGACCGGGCTCGTGATCGCGTACGTCGCGTTCACGCTTCCGTTCGCGATATGGATGCTGCGCGGGTTCTACGAAAACCTGCCCGAATCGCTCGAGGAGGCGGCGATGATCGACGGAAGTACCCGCTTCGGTGCCGTCATCCGAGTCATCCTTCCCCTGTCGGCACCAGCGATCGCAACGACAGCGATCTTCACGTGGGTGCTCGCGTGGAACGAGTTCGTCTTCGCGTTGGTCCTGATCAACGATTCCGAAAAGCAGACGCTCCCGCCCGGAATGGGCCAGTGGATCGGTAAGCAAGCGCTCAACTGGGATATGATCATGGCCGGTGCACTCGGTGCGACGATCCCGATGTTGGTCGTCTTCTTCCTGCTCCAGAGCTACATCGTCAAAGGATTGGCTGAAGGCGCTGTCAAGTCGTAACTGACGGCGGCAACAACCCAGCATTCGTCACAACAACTCCCTTCTCACATCGGTTTACAAGACGAGGAGCGATCTACAAAGAGGAGCCGTCTCTCGGGATCTATTCTGTATACCTCAGCAGCCAACCGCGACAACCGATACGGTCGCCAGAGCACGAAACCGGGGATCGGTCGACAACACCACTCGGAAGGACGTCGATTCTAACCGTGCTGTGAGAGAGGTCACGTCCGACAACGCCGACGCGTTCACCGCCGCGGAGCTGCACGCGATCAGGAGTAGTTGTGCTCGAGTTCGATCACGTTCGCCGCGCCGAGGACCGACTCCGGCAGATCTTCGTAGAAGCGTTCGTCACCCACGCGGTGAACGGGACAGGCGACGCTGATCGACGCGATGCTCCGGTCCGCGTCGTCGGTGATCGGTGCCGCGATACACCGCAATCCGTTGAGACGCTCCTCCCGGTCGATCGCGTAGCGCTGGTCCCGGACCTCCTCGAGTTCCGCGTGAAACTCCTCCCGGTCGGTGATCGTCTGGCTGGTAAGCGCCGGTAATCCGTGTTCGGTGAGGATCTCGTCGACCTCCTCGCGGGGACGAAAACCGAGGATCGCCTTTCCGAGCCCCGTACAGTGGAGTCGGACCCGTTTTCCCTCGTGCGTATCGAGTTCGACCGCGTTCTCCCCTTTCGCCTGGTAGAGGTAGATCCCCATCCCGTTCTTTTCGACGAGGAGGTTCACCAGTTCGCCGGTCTCGTCGGCGAGTTCGTCGGCCTGTGACTGGGCGGCGTCGTAGATCGGCGTCCGGTTTCGCGCGTACGCGCCCAGTCCGAGAAACGAGAGCCCGATGTGGTACTCGTCGCCGTCTTTGTCGACGTACTCGTGATTCGCGAGCGTCATCAGGTGGTTGTGCACCGCGCTCTTCCCGATATCGACTCGTTCGGCGATCTCCGAGACGCCGGCCCCGTCGAGTTCCTGGATTACCTCGAGGATCTCGAACGTTCTGCCGACGGTTCGGACCGGGTGTTTTGGTTCTGTCATGCTCCTATGTTACACCGGACTCACATATAAATCGTTCTGAAACAGTGAATCTGGTTTTGTCCTTCTCGGAAAGCACAGCCAGGCACAGAACGGGGCGAACCGCTTCGGGACGAACGAACGCGAAAAACCGCCGCAGCGAGCGTCAGATCCCCCTTCAGGCATTCGGCGGTATTAACGACGGCCACTGTCTCTCGGTGCGCGTTCTGAATCGCGGTAGATCAGACTTCGACGACCGTGTTCGATAGCGTTCCGATCTCCTCGAGGCCGATTTCGACCTCGTCGCCTTCGTGGAGCGTGAACCCCTCCTCGGGGACCAGCGACGTCCCGGTCAGCAGGACCGAAACGTCGGGGACGGCATTGTGCTCCACGTAGCAGTCGACCAGTTCCTCGACCGAGCGGACCATCTTGCCCGTGTTCGTCGACTCGTCGTACAGTACCTCGCCGTCGCGACTGATCGTCATCCACATCTCGAGGTCGTGTGGGTCCTCGAGCGAGTCGGCCGAGCGGACGCAGGGACCGATCGCACAGCACCGGTCGTACACCTTTGCCTGCGGAAGGTAGAGCGGATTTTCTCCTTCGATCGAGCGACTGCTCATGTCGTTGCCGATGGTGTAGCCGACGATGTCGCCCTCGAAGAGGACGACCCCGAGTTCCGGTTCGGGGACGTCCCACTCGGAGTCGGCGCGGATGCCGACGCCTTCGTTCGGACCGACGGTCCGGTTCGGCGTCGCCTTGAAGAAGACTTCCGGCCGGTCGCTCTCGTAGACGTCGAGATACATGTCCGGCATGGAGCTCTCGGCTTTGCGCGCCTCCTCGCTGATCCGATAGGTGACTCCCGCCGCCCACACCTCTCCCGACGAAACGGGCGCTTCGGGGGCGTCTTCCTCCAGAGCGTCGTTTGGGAGCACGGACGCGTCCTCGAGCAACCGATCGGCGATACGATCGACGGTGTGGTCGGTGATCGTGGACGCGCGAAGCAGGTCTTCGAACGTCCGTAGTTGCGGCGTTGCTGCGGTGAGATCGTACAGCGATCCCGCCGTTTCCACTGCGAGACGAGGGGATTTCCCCTCGCGGAGCTGGTAGTAACGCATGTAGGTACCCCCGTCTTTCTTCCCAACCGTATTAGCTCTGGTGCTCAACGGACCCGAGGCGTAGCCGA contains:
- a CDS encoding sugar ABC transporter substrate-binding protein; amino-acid sequence: MSGKATAGSDSDIDRTRDASASNADPREDEDEYSRRGFIETAGTMAAAGATAGLAGCTGGTSEGDFLWWTMRGYIPEEEEAIKDTAAEFEDWYDGEVNLTTKVVTWNQVFEQWMSAIQGRNTPNVSEMANEHAVDYGSSGVVQPNTELFEEYDDWYDTPSFWGQYEDEIWGFPWFIEVRNLYANMDVLDDAGHDSVPETWEEMVTMAMDVGDETDNVGFVSSGSQDTGTGQALYGVTVQSGGSFFDHDGDQWSVELDSPTSLFSHLWMASFQEEWDIGPGGWAGMNGTDAEQLYRGGDVAFMINSGDTANEMASEGEEVGDVTELTPIPAGPMGTNTAFMGGSCLSAFESDYTQHDVDDEKSMAFIEYMTLPDTMEGYFPEAAPNFLPVREAQEEIQPFTENSTDIPDEWIDARLEQAEDTARYGITGPQRNAPFLGDLEGTMDAYSVAISAILGADEDPQEAVVSQANKVRETISDEVEYDLGENTDPPDLDDAPDELQAWIQGDGSTPQIWDPSE
- a CDS encoding IclR family transcriptional regulator is translated as MTEPKHPVRTVGRTFEILEVIQELDGAGVSEIAERVDIGKSAVHNHLMTLANHEYVDKDGDEYHIGLSFLGLGAYARNRTPIYDAAQSQADELADETGELVNLLVEKNGMGIYLYQAKGENAVELDTHEGKRVRLHCTGLGKAILGFRPREEVDEILTEHGLPALTSQTITDREEFHAELEEVRDQRYAIDREERLNGLRCIAAPITDDADRSIASISVACPVHRVGDERFYEDLPESVLGAANVIELEHNYS
- a CDS encoding TCP-1/cpn60 chaperonin family protein; this translates as MATHNETAAVSWEQLSPEETRRGIRQAAGEMGELVRSTLGPLGADKMIVRRMGDDTLRAFVTNNGVAILEEFEGETDHPIANRFIALAEDHEDALGDGSTTTVLLASELLTSGIDLIESGVPPVSVVEGFSIGAQRTLEVWDEIGIPVASTDRPTTRAEFDGSRLERVAHSGMTNGRLGAWPLEELTDDVVDAVFRAWEPRRGRVHIGYVSIEAIPGGNVTSSSVIPGALLTYEPMIPGDLPVDGTVLLVDGSLQPREISASSVTVDTDYVDRSGDRETESERIAAAVTDSNCTAVFVTGDVTDEIGQQLAARGVVCFRNVKDSSIDVLSRVTGATIRGPVTPGEPASPGDLGRGTIRVREAQNDKTWLEVTAPDGADPRTVGLVVRGGTESAADEAKRRITGGLNAVRAAIKRPVALPGGGAAEVEAARAVRQLAPRFDGREQLAVEEFATVLESIPRTLARNAGADPIDAITDLRVLHDAGHARAGIDASGRIVEDVVAASDGLDAQLIRTNNLAWSVEFANSLFRVDNVVFDTSPPIDPDEIRR
- a CDS encoding fumarylacetoacetate hydrolase family protein yields the protein MRYYQLREGKSPRLAVETAGSLYDLTAATPQLRTFEDLLRASTITDHTVDRIADRLLEDASVLPNDALEEDAPEAPVSSGEVWAAGVTYRISEEARKAESSMPDMYLDVYESDRPEVFFKATPNRTVGPNEGVGIRADSEWDVPEPELGVVLFEGDIVGYTIGNDMSSRSIEGENPLYLPQAKVYDRCCAIGPCVRSADSLEDPHDLEMWMTISRDGEVLYDESTNTGKMVRSVEELVDCYVEHNAVPDVSVLLTGTSLVPEEGFTLHEGDEVEIGLEEIGTLSNTVVEV
- a CDS encoding carbohydrate ABC transporter permease produces the protein MSTNLEKLRQVELPREYYHWLSKESVWGWLFLLPSLLALGIVSVYPLTRGVYLSFFEYDGIADPEWVGLDHYAHIIGWTEFWIVMRNTLVWAFAAVVIMALIGLGFAIMLNREFRGRSIATTLLLLPWAVPFISIALNWRLMYNFELGPLNGFLRLTGISEGLPWIASSRYALFSVMLAWVWRNFPFFMLTFLAGMKGIPGDLYEAARVDGSSRLDSFRHITLPFLQPIVVVMTLLMSLWSLNHFTLIYVMTSGGPGNSSMVLPVYIYEHAFHYGNMGLASAIAVVMLLVMLTYGLIYLRLYREDIGAK
- a CDS encoding carbohydrate ABC transporter permease — translated: MATDTQATLDEESDTGFLGLSERQVESGKRIGFHAVLWSLIALILFPVFWMFVVSVNQTGFAAFIDDPIGWATNADLSGYYQVWNESDFRYWFQNSLIVSIGATVLSTAVCTLGAYSIGRLRYRGRTAMATFLLITQMFPAILIAIPLFLVFRDFGLFNTLTGLVIAYVAFTLPFAIWMLRGFYENLPESLEEAAMIDGSTRFGAVIRVILPLSAPAIATTAIFTWVLAWNEFVFALVLINDSEKQTLPPGMGQWIGKQALNWDMIMAGALGATIPMLVVFFLLQSYIVKGLAEGAVKS